The following coding sequences are from one Egicoccus sp. AB-alg6-2 window:
- a CDS encoding 2-isopropylmalate synthase: protein MGRPTDIDAAAVVPDDVTIFDTTLRDGEQSPGISLDAREKVEIAEQLARLQVDVIEAGFSAASPGDFDAVKAVAEIVGNAPRAAQGPGGSEGVTDRREPPVIAALARAMPGDIEAAAKSLAPAKRHRIHTFLSTSDIHRKYMLQASEDEILAQTVRAVELARSFTDDVEFSPQDATRTDFSFLVDIVAAAVEAGATTVNIPDTVGYALPHDFGGWIAELHRRIPDIADKGVVVSVHCHNDLGLAVANSLEAVRNGARQIEVAVNGLGERAGNCSLEEVVMAIRTRADLLGVDHGLHTPELLRTSKLVSSLTGYSVQKNKAVVGANAFAHESGIHQHGVLADRLTYEIMKSEDVGADGSQIVLGKHSGRHAFFKAVDDLGFELDDAEAQNAFRRFKDLADRKGIVSSEDVAAIVIAETHVKADDDYELVSLAVTGGTDTQPTASVAVRLVGSDVAAETGNDPGATVTAEASGDGMVDAACGAIRRAVGRDGVALVSFQVAAVTGGIDALGEVTVTVEVEDGQRFTGRGVSTDIVEASARAYVDALNRSRRLVHRSSEFRP, encoded by the coding sequence ATGGGTCGGCCCACCGACATCGACGCAGCAGCCGTCGTCCCCGACGACGTCACCATCTTCGACACCACCCTGCGCGACGGCGAGCAGTCGCCTGGCATCTCCCTCGACGCCCGCGAGAAGGTCGAGATCGCCGAGCAGCTCGCCCGCCTGCAGGTCGACGTGATCGAGGCCGGCTTCTCGGCCGCCTCGCCCGGCGACTTCGACGCGGTCAAGGCCGTCGCCGAGATCGTCGGCAACGCCCCCCGCGCAGCCCAGGGTCCCGGCGGCTCCGAGGGCGTGACCGACCGTCGGGAGCCCCCGGTCATCGCGGCACTGGCGCGCGCCATGCCCGGCGACATCGAGGCCGCGGCCAAGTCGCTGGCGCCGGCCAAGCGTCACCGCATCCACACCTTCCTGTCGACCTCCGACATCCACCGCAAGTACATGCTGCAGGCGTCCGAGGACGAGATCCTGGCGCAGACGGTGCGGGCGGTGGAGCTCGCGCGTTCGTTCACCGACGACGTCGAGTTCAGTCCCCAGGACGCGACCCGCACCGACTTCTCGTTCCTCGTCGACATCGTCGCCGCCGCCGTCGAGGCCGGCGCGACCACCGTCAACATCCCCGACACCGTCGGCTACGCCCTGCCGCACGACTTCGGTGGCTGGATCGCCGAGCTGCACCGGCGCATCCCCGACATCGCCGACAAGGGCGTCGTCGTCAGCGTGCACTGCCACAACGACCTCGGGCTCGCCGTCGCGAACTCGCTCGAGGCGGTGCGCAACGGCGCCCGCCAGATCGAGGTCGCCGTCAACGGCCTCGGCGAGCGTGCGGGCAACTGCTCGCTCGAGGAGGTCGTCATGGCGATCCGCACCCGCGCGGACCTGCTCGGCGTCGACCACGGCCTCCACACCCCCGAACTGCTGCGCACCTCGAAGCTGGTGTCGAGTCTGACGGGGTACTCGGTGCAGAAGAACAAGGCGGTCGTCGGTGCCAACGCCTTCGCGCACGAGTCGGGCATCCACCAGCACGGCGTGCTGGCGGACCGTCTCACCTACGAGATCATGAAGAGCGAGGACGTCGGGGCCGACGGCTCGCAGATCGTGCTCGGCAAGCACTCCGGCCGGCACGCCTTCTTCAAGGCCGTCGACGACCTCGGCTTCGAGCTCGACGACGCCGAGGCCCAGAACGCCTTCCGGCGGTTCAAGGACCTGGCCGATCGCAAGGGGATCGTCAGCTCCGAGGACGTCGCCGCCATCGTCATCGCCGAGACCCACGTCAAGGCGGACGACGACTACGAACTCGTCTCCCTCGCCGTCACCGGCGGGACCGACACCCAGCCGACCGCCTCCGTGGCGGTCCGGCTCGTGGGCTCCGACGTCGCTGCCGAGACCGGCAACGACCCGGGCGCGACGGTCACCGCCGAAGCGAGCGGGGACGGCATGGTCGACGCAGCCTGCGGCGCGATCCGCCGCGCGGTCGGCCGGGACGGGGTCGCACTGGTCTCGTTCCAGGTGGCGGCCGTCACCGGGGGCATCGACGCCCTCGGTGAGGTCACCGTCACGGTGGAAGTGGAGGACGGGCAGCGCTTCACCGGGCGCGGCGTCTCCACCGACATCGTCGAGGCGAGCGCCCGCGCGTACGTGGATGCGCTGAACCGCTCGCGTCGACTCGTCCACCGCAGCTCCGAGTTCCGGCCGTGA
- a CDS encoding GNAT family N-acetyltransferase, with amino-acid sequence MTDASTREQALATAARAADLAGVQVVELHDHADMPAVSGLFDAVWGRAGDAGAIMAPEALTALAHAGAQVSGAYRDGALVGATAAFLGLADDGEVFLHSHVTGVVAGAAGRGVGRALKWHQRAWCLQRGIGRVRWTFDPLVRRNAVFNLVLLGARVVAYREDVYGRMQDARNAGAPTDRLVTDWDLTAPRVLAAAADRAAAPDVAAMHRAGAATLLRVDDDETPHLTPTDAPRVLVQVPADIEAIRQRDPDLGNAWAAAIRATLGHALQQGMRVSGCSRDGWYVLAADRSVTELAERS; translated from the coding sequence GTGACCGACGCCAGTACCCGCGAGCAGGCCCTGGCGACGGCGGCACGCGCCGCGGACCTCGCCGGTGTGCAGGTGGTGGAACTGCACGACCATGCCGACATGCCCGCCGTCTCCGGCCTGTTCGACGCGGTCTGGGGCCGGGCGGGCGACGCGGGAGCGATCATGGCGCCCGAGGCGCTGACCGCGCTCGCCCATGCCGGCGCGCAGGTGTCCGGCGCCTACCGCGACGGTGCACTGGTCGGCGCGACCGCCGCCTTCCTGGGGCTCGCCGACGACGGTGAGGTGTTTCTGCACTCCCACGTGACCGGCGTGGTCGCCGGCGCGGCCGGTCGCGGGGTCGGCCGCGCGCTCAAGTGGCACCAGCGGGCCTGGTGCCTGCAACGGGGCATCGGTCGGGTGCGCTGGACCTTCGATCCGCTCGTCCGGCGCAACGCGGTGTTCAACCTGGTGCTGCTCGGCGCCCGCGTCGTCGCCTACCGCGAGGACGTCTACGGCCGGATGCAGGACGCCCGCAACGCCGGCGCACCGACGGACCGGCTCGTCACCGACTGGGACCTGACGGCGCCACGCGTGCTGGCCGCGGCCGCCGACCGGGCGGCGGCGCCCGACGTCGCAGCCATGCACCGCGCCGGCGCGGCCACGCTGCTGCGGGTCGACGACGACGAGACGCCGCACCTCACACCGACGGACGCGCCACGCGTCCTGGTGCAGGTCCCGGCCGACATCGAAGCCATACGCCAGCGGGATCCCGACCTCGGCAACGCCTGGGCCGCCGCCATCCGGGCCACCCTCGGTCATGCGCTGCAGCAGGGCATGCGCGTCAGCGGCTGCAGTCGCGACGGCTGGTACGTGCTGGCCGCGGACCGGTCCGTGACCGAACTCGCGGAACGCTCGTGA
- the menC gene encoding o-succinylbenzoate synthase, translating to MNRLPAVDVAAIELVRVRLPLVTPFRTSFGVQTERDALLVRVLAEDGPGWGECVTPATPVYTEEYTDGAAHVLEHVLVPVLLRAGRRLHAEDVAPRLRGLKGHRMAKAALEGAILDVQLRAAGRSLATHLGATRDRVPAGVSVGIPDGGIPELLELVAGHLDDGYVRIKAKVARGHDAQPMQALRARFGAALRLQVDANAGYDPDAPEDVATLDALDELELVQIEQPFAPDRLLDHARHAARWRTPVCLDESILDVARAVEALELQACRIVNVKPGRVGGPLESVRIHDACRDRGVPVWCGGMLETGIGRALNVAVAAMPGFTLPGDTSASGRYFAEDLTEPFVLRDGHLAVPDGPGIGREPRAEMLRTAWRRQVRLP from the coding sequence GTGAACCGCCTGCCGGCCGTCGACGTCGCCGCGATCGAACTCGTTCGCGTCCGGCTGCCCCTGGTGACCCCGTTCCGGACCTCCTTCGGGGTGCAGACCGAACGCGACGCGCTGCTCGTCCGGGTGCTCGCCGAGGACGGCCCGGGATGGGGTGAGTGCGTCACCCCGGCGACCCCCGTCTACACCGAGGAGTACACCGACGGCGCCGCGCACGTCCTCGAGCACGTCCTCGTCCCCGTCCTGCTCCGCGCCGGCCGCAGGCTGCACGCCGAGGACGTCGCCCCGCGTCTGCGCGGCCTCAAGGGGCACCGCATGGCGAAGGCGGCGCTGGAGGGCGCCATCCTCGACGTCCAACTACGCGCCGCCGGTCGCTCGCTGGCGACGCACCTCGGGGCGACCCGCGACCGGGTTCCGGCCGGCGTCTCCGTCGGGATCCCCGACGGCGGCATCCCGGAGTTGCTCGAGTTGGTCGCCGGCCATCTGGACGACGGCTACGTGCGCATCAAGGCCAAGGTCGCCCGCGGCCACGACGCCCAGCCGATGCAGGCACTGCGGGCACGGTTCGGCGCCGCGCTCCGACTGCAGGTGGATGCCAATGCGGGCTACGACCCCGACGCCCCCGAGGACGTGGCGACACTCGATGCGCTCGACGAGCTCGAGCTGGTCCAGATCGAGCAGCCGTTCGCGCCCGACCGTCTGCTCGACCATGCGCGACACGCCGCACGGTGGCGGACCCCCGTCTGCCTCGACGAGTCGATCCTCGACGTGGCGCGTGCGGTCGAAGCGCTCGAACTCCAGGCATGCCGGATCGTCAACGTCAAGCCGGGTCGCGTCGGCGGCCCGCTCGAGTCCGTGCGCATCCACGACGCATGCCGCGACCGGGGCGTACCCGTGTGGTGCGGTGGCATGCTGGAAACCGGCATCGGACGCGCGCTCAACGTCGCCGTCGCCGCGATGCCGGGCTTCACGCTCCCTGGGGACACCTCGGCGTCGGGCCGCTACTTCGCCGAGGACCTGACCGAGCCGTTCGTGCTGCGCGACGGCCACCTCGCGGTTCCCGACGGTCCCGGTATCGGCCGTGAGCCCCGTGCGGAGATGCTGCGCACCGCCTGGCGGCGCCAGGTCCGGTTGCCGTGA
- a CDS encoding alpha/beta fold hydrolase, whose product MIERFVEVDGVRLRTVVDGPAGPPVVVLHGGPGLPDYTAPLARLLDDVCRVHRYDQRGAGRSDRTPPWTLARLVADLDGLRNAWGFERWHVVGHSWGATLGLLYALEHPARTTSLSYLSGTGLAWHRWVDAFRDEQRRRLTTTERRRLDLLRARQRGPDEEVERFTLELRADSLDPDAAHEAIAALATTLAAGFRPDVNHRLNRQLEALDEHELERRCAALTEVPVLVVHGREDPRPAAAVEGLVAALPRVRYHLLDAGHELWHEQPAQLAQLLRGLLLGLNGPSVAPRA is encoded by the coding sequence GTGATCGAACGCTTCGTCGAGGTCGACGGCGTTCGCCTCCGTACCGTCGTCGACGGTCCTGCCGGGCCGCCCGTCGTGGTCCTGCACGGCGGGCCGGGGCTGCCCGACTACACGGCGCCGCTCGCCCGGTTGCTGGACGACGTGTGCCGCGTGCATCGGTACGACCAGCGGGGCGCGGGACGCTCGGACCGGACGCCGCCGTGGACGTTGGCGCGCCTCGTCGCCGACCTCGACGGGTTGCGCAACGCATGGGGCTTCGAACGGTGGCACGTCGTGGGCCATTCCTGGGGGGCGACGCTCGGGCTGCTGTACGCCCTCGAGCACCCGGCGAGGACGACGAGCCTGTCGTACCTGTCTGGCACCGGCCTTGCCTGGCACCGCTGGGTCGACGCCTTCCGCGACGAACAACGGCGGCGTCTGACGACCACCGAACGCCGACGGCTCGACCTGCTTCGAGCGCGCCAGCGAGGTCCTGACGAGGAGGTCGAACGGTTCACCCTCGAGCTGCGGGCCGACTCGCTCGATCCCGACGCCGCGCACGAGGCCATCGCCGCGTTGGCCACGACCCTGGCCGCCGGCTTCCGCCCGGACGTGAACCATCGACTCAACCGCCAGCTGGAAGCGTTGGACGAGCACGAGCTCGAGCGGCGTTGCGCGGCGCTGACGGAGGTGCCGGTCCTGGTGGTGCACGGCCGAGAGGATCCGCGGCCCGCGGCCGCCGTGGAAGGTCTCGTCGCCGCCCTTCCCCGGGTGCGGTACCACCTGCTCGACGCTGGCCACGAGCTGTGGCACGAGCAACCCGCGCAGCTCGCGCAACTCCTGCGAGGCCTCCTGCTCGGCCTGAACGGGCCCAGCGTGGCACCGCGGGCCTGA
- a CDS encoding DUF2254 domain-containing protein, which translates to MNEVLVRLRGSWQDLQDSLWLFPALGVFLSVAVAWILVTFEPTLERLPSALTYTGSADGARAILAELAGATFTVVGVVFSLTVVALQMASSQFTPRLLRTFLKDRSVQVVLSGMVSSGVFHVVVLRYVRTPDGGEEPFVPELAVSVALLFALVAVGMLVFFLHHLTSRLRVDDVMASIRKQTLAVLDSLAVDREMLPDQVAPTPPAEARPVVARTSGYLQTASPSALSATAEEHDLVVCLRPKPGQWVAAGTTVAWVWPVDDGEAVEVDDDLAAALHRCFHLGRDRTESDDVAFGLRQLSDIAARALSTGVNDPTTCVQALGQLSTIMVALADQPLGAALAYDADGRLRAVQPRPTFAEHLELAITQPRRYGASEPTVLIAVLELLIDVAERVADSGDRAASVRHQLRRTLAAAELPDDADVRTVRAFADAVAVTLDDGVRPANIGR; encoded by the coding sequence GTGAACGAGGTTCTGGTGCGGTTGCGCGGCTCGTGGCAGGACCTGCAGGACTCGCTGTGGTTGTTCCCGGCGCTGGGCGTGTTCCTGTCCGTCGCCGTCGCCTGGATCCTGGTCACGTTCGAGCCGACACTGGAGCGGTTGCCGTCCGCGCTGACCTACACCGGCAGTGCCGACGGGGCGCGGGCGATTCTCGCCGAGCTCGCCGGCGCGACCTTCACGGTGGTCGGCGTCGTGTTCTCCCTCACGGTCGTCGCGCTGCAGATGGCCTCGTCCCAGTTCACGCCCAGGCTCTTGCGGACGTTCCTCAAGGATCGCAGTGTCCAGGTCGTCCTCAGCGGCATGGTGAGTTCCGGCGTCTTCCACGTCGTCGTACTGCGCTACGTCCGCACGCCCGACGGCGGCGAGGAACCCTTCGTGCCCGAGCTCGCCGTGTCGGTGGCGCTGCTGTTCGCACTGGTGGCCGTCGGGATGCTGGTGTTCTTCCTGCACCACCTCACCAGCCGGTTGCGGGTCGACGACGTGATGGCCAGCATCCGGAAGCAGACCCTGGCGGTGCTCGATTCGTTGGCCGTCGACCGGGAGATGCTGCCCGATCAGGTCGCTCCGACCCCTCCCGCGGAGGCCCGGCCCGTGGTCGCGCGCACCAGCGGCTACCTCCAGACCGCCAGTCCGTCCGCGTTGTCCGCGACGGCGGAGGAGCACGACCTGGTGGTCTGCCTGCGGCCGAAGCCCGGACAGTGGGTGGCGGCGGGCACCACCGTGGCGTGGGTGTGGCCCGTCGACGACGGCGAGGCCGTGGAGGTCGACGACGATCTCGCCGCGGCTCTGCACCGGTGCTTCCACCTCGGCCGGGACCGCACCGAGTCCGACGACGTGGCCTTCGGGTTGCGCCAGCTCAGCGACATCGCCGCCCGTGCCCTGTCCACCGGCGTGAACGACCCGACCACGTGCGTGCAGGCACTCGGCCAGCTGAGCACGATCATGGTCGCGCTCGCCGACCAGCCCCTCGGTGCGGCGTTGGCGTACGACGCCGACGGGCGACTGCGCGCGGTGCAGCCCCGACCGACCTTCGCCGAACACCTCGAACTCGCCATCACCCAGCCGCGGCGCTACGGCGCGAGCGAACCCACGGTGCTCATCGCCGTCCTGGAGTTGCTGATCGACGTCGCGGAACGTGTGGCGGACAGCGGCGACCGCGCCGCCTCGGTGCGCCATCAGCTGCGGCGGACACTGGCGGCGGCCGAACTGCCCGACGACGCCGACGTCAGGACGGTCCGCGCCTTCGCCGATGCCGTCGCGGTCACCCTCGACGACGGCGTCCGGCCGGCGAACATCGGCCGTTGA
- a CDS encoding ATP-dependent DNA ligase has product MNLPVTPPVEPMLAKLARELPIGPLHYEPKWDGFRCIVFRDGGELLLQSRNLKPLDRYFPELREPLLRLLPKRCVVDGELVVPRDGVLDFDALSERIHPADSRVQMLAERTPARFVAFDVLALGEDDLMGAAFARRRERLAAALRGIEPPVHLTPVTDDPATASDWFARFEGAGLDGVIAKPADGPYAPGKRTLVKVKHQRTADVVVGGFRWHKDGEGVGSLLLGLYDDGGQLRHIGVAAAFSAKRRRELVDELAPYRPADGEALPGHPWADGDGMTGTPRGPSRWNQAKDTSWQPLRPELVAEVAYEQLQGDRLRHGARLVRWRPDRDPESCRYDQLESPPPAELVHLFAV; this is encoded by the coding sequence GTGAACCTGCCCGTCACCCCGCCCGTGGAACCGATGCTGGCAAAGCTCGCCCGCGAGTTGCCGATCGGGCCGTTGCACTACGAACCCAAGTGGGACGGGTTCCGGTGCATCGTGTTCCGGGACGGCGGCGAGCTGTTGCTGCAGAGCCGCAACCTCAAGCCACTCGATCGTTACTTCCCGGAGCTGCGCGAGCCGCTGCTCCGTCTCCTTCCGAAGCGCTGCGTCGTCGACGGCGAACTGGTCGTCCCGAGAGACGGCGTCCTCGACTTCGACGCGCTCTCCGAACGGATCCATCCCGCGGACTCGCGGGTGCAGATGCTCGCCGAGCGGACGCCGGCCCGCTTCGTCGCGTTCGACGTGCTCGCACTCGGCGAGGACGATTTGATGGGTGCCGCATTCGCACGACGCCGGGAGCGGCTGGCGGCGGCACTGCGCGGCATCGAGCCGCCGGTGCACCTCACGCCGGTGACCGACGATCCCGCGACGGCCAGCGACTGGTTCGCACGGTTCGAGGGCGCTGGACTGGACGGGGTGATCGCCAAGCCGGCCGACGGCCCCTACGCCCCGGGGAAGCGCACGCTGGTCAAGGTCAAGCACCAGCGGACGGCGGATGTCGTCGTCGGCGGGTTCCGCTGGCACAAGGACGGCGAGGGCGTCGGGTCTCTGCTGCTGGGGCTCTACGACGACGGTGGACAGCTCCGCCACATCGGGGTGGCGGCCGCGTTCTCGGCGAAGCGGCGCCGGGAACTCGTCGACGAGCTCGCGCCCTACCGGCCCGCCGACGGCGAGGCGCTGCCCGGACATCCCTGGGCCGACGGCGACGGCATGACCGGGACGCCGCGCGGTCCCTCGCGCTGGAACCAGGCCAAGGACACCAGCTGGCAGCCGTTGCGTCCCGAACTGGTGGCCGAGGTCGCCTACGAGCAGCTGCAGGGTGACCGGCTCCGCCACGGCGCCCGCCTGGTGCGTTGGCGTCCCGACCGTGACCCGGAATCGTGCCGCTACGACCAGCTGGAGAGCCCGCCGCCGGCTGAACTGGTCCACCTGTTCGCCGTCTGA
- the lgt gene encoding prolipoprotein diacylglyceryl transferase, with protein MHAVLGTIPPPPFNGFELGPLDVRLYGILIAFGAYLALRLMVRRYEQFGGDPSRAETAALVMLGAGFLGARLAYVLPRLDHFLRQPQDILAIWQGGLALFGGLTIGSIVAFLYARNKRMDVPALADAAAPAVPLAQAIGRWGNYFNQELYGRPTDVPWALEVEAAHRRPGYESFSTFHPTFLYESLWNLVLFAVLLRIDRTGRLRRGSLAFLYFIGYGIGRAWIEALRVDTAERYLGLSRNNWVALAVVVLAVAGLVWWQRRTPPATTDPADDGDVDRDAADHAPADEAADAGTDATPSEGERPH; from the coding sequence GTGCACGCCGTCCTGGGCACCATCCCCCCGCCGCCCTTCAACGGCTTCGAACTCGGGCCGCTGGACGTCCGTCTCTACGGCATCCTCATCGCCTTCGGCGCCTACCTGGCGCTTCGGCTGATGGTCCGGCGGTACGAGCAGTTCGGGGGCGACCCCTCGCGTGCCGAGACCGCCGCCCTGGTCATGCTCGGCGCCGGGTTCCTCGGGGCACGGCTGGCCTACGTCCTGCCCCGCCTCGACCACTTCCTGCGCCAGCCGCAGGACATCCTGGCCATCTGGCAGGGCGGACTCGCGCTCTTCGGCGGGCTCACCATCGGCTCGATCGTGGCGTTCCTGTACGCCAGGAACAAGCGGATGGACGTGCCGGCGCTGGCCGACGCCGCCGCACCGGCGGTGCCGCTCGCCCAGGCGATCGGGCGCTGGGGCAACTACTTCAACCAGGAACTCTACGGGCGTCCGACGGACGTGCCGTGGGCACTGGAGGTCGAGGCCGCCCATCGGCGGCCCGGGTACGAGAGCTTCTCGACCTTCCATCCCACGTTCCTGTACGAGTCGCTGTGGAACCTGGTGCTGTTCGCCGTGCTGTTGCGCATCGATCGGACCGGTCGCCTGCGGCGCGGATCGCTGGCGTTTCTGTACTTCATCGGGTACGGGATCGGCCGCGCCTGGATCGAGGCACTGCGGGTGGACACCGCCGAGCGCTATCTCGGACTCTCGCGCAACAACTGGGTCGCGCTGGCCGTCGTCGTGCTCGCGGTCGCCGGACTGGTGTGGTGGCAGCGGCGGACACCGCCCGCCACCACCGACCCCGCCGACGACGGCGACGTCGACCGGGATGCAGCCGACCACGCTCCCGCCGACGAGGCAGCGGACGCCGGCACCGACGCCACCCCGAGCGAGGGCGAGCGCCCCCACTGA
- a CDS encoding TetR/AcrR family transcriptional regulator has translation MTTIRQNRREEQRARTREELLDAAARVFAERGYHAASVDLVADAAGYTKGAVYSNFDSKEDLFLALLDRRIEASIAAMEELLFARAPEDRAQMFAGAEPEVEVVDQDWFLLETEFMLYAARNGDVRERIAARQRLIQDRVTELVGRHLDDLGVAPERLAPERFARILIAVVSGLARASLADPRASDHAGELLNDVANGLIHQATSPPS, from the coding sequence GTGACCACGATCCGCCAGAACCGCCGCGAGGAGCAGCGGGCCAGGACGCGCGAAGAACTGCTCGACGCCGCGGCGCGGGTGTTCGCCGAGCGTGGCTACCACGCGGCCTCGGTGGACCTGGTCGCCGACGCCGCCGGCTACACCAAGGGGGCGGTGTACTCGAACTTCGACTCGAAGGAGGACCTGTTCCTCGCGCTGCTCGATCGACGCATCGAGGCCTCGATCGCCGCGATGGAGGAACTGCTCTTCGCCCGCGCCCCCGAGGACCGTGCGCAGATGTTCGCCGGCGCCGAACCCGAGGTCGAGGTCGTGGACCAGGACTGGTTCCTGCTCGAGACCGAGTTCATGCTCTACGCCGCACGCAATGGCGACGTCCGCGAGCGCATCGCGGCGCGACAGCGCCTCATCCAGGACCGGGTCACCGAACTGGTCGGCCGGCACCTCGACGACCTCGGCGTCGCGCCCGAGCGGCTGGCGCCGGAGCGGTTCGCCCGGATCCTGATCGCCGTCGTCTCCGGCCTCGCGCGCGCGTCGCTGGCCGACCCCCGCGCCAGCGACCACGCCGGAGAACTGCTCAACGACGTGGCGAACGGGTTGATCCACCAGGCCACGTCGCCGCCGTCCTGA
- the lpdA gene encoding dihydrolipoyl dehydrogenase, with protein sequence MHDIVVVGGGPGGYATAFRAAARGLDVALVEADKVGGTCLHRGCIPSKAVLHVAEVLEEVHRADVLGLRVRYDGLDGNALTAFREGVITRMFKGLDFLVAKRTTRHEGRGRLVRGQDGRVEVEVTDGEGATTRVQGRHVVLATGSYARSLPGVDIDGEVVQTSDHALWFTAPPQRAVIIGAGAIGMEFASMWRPMGSEVTVVEALDRVLPLEDADCSTAVAKAYAQRGIEVLTSARVQSVERDGDLGRVVVEVDGQERVLEADRVLVATGRGPNTADTGAAELGILDERGFVVTDAWGATEIEGVWAVGDVRPTLALAHAAFAEGFAVADRIAGQDGARPVDHTQTPRVTYCHPEVASVGLTEAQARDAYGDNAVAVETSSLRHNAKGILAGTEGFVKVVHRTDQTPVGAPGGGGPVVGVHIVGPHATDLIAEATLATTWEALPEELAAITHAHPSLYEAMGEAFQSAAGLPFHGA encoded by the coding sequence ATGCATGACATCGTCGTCGTCGGGGGCGGCCCCGGTGGGTACGCCACGGCGTTCCGGGCCGCGGCCCGCGGACTCGACGTCGCGCTCGTCGAGGCGGACAAGGTCGGTGGTACCTGCCTGCACCGCGGCTGCATCCCGTCGAAGGCGGTGCTGCACGTCGCCGAGGTGCTCGAGGAGGTGCACCGTGCCGACGTCCTCGGCCTGAGGGTCCGCTACGACGGCCTCGACGGGAACGCGCTCACGGCGTTCCGCGAGGGCGTCATCACGCGGATGTTCAAGGGTCTCGACTTCCTGGTCGCCAAGCGCACCACCCGCCACGAAGGTCGTGGTCGCCTCGTGCGTGGCCAGGACGGCCGCGTCGAGGTCGAGGTCACCGATGGCGAGGGCGCGACGACGCGCGTCCAGGGTCGACACGTCGTGCTGGCCACGGGCTCGTACGCACGCAGCCTGCCGGGCGTCGACATCGACGGTGAGGTCGTGCAGACCTCCGACCACGCGTTGTGGTTCACCGCGCCGCCGCAGCGGGCGGTGATCATCGGCGCCGGCGCCATCGGCATGGAGTTCGCGTCGATGTGGCGGCCGATGGGCAGCGAGGTCACGGTGGTCGAGGCGCTCGACCGCGTCCTCCCGCTCGAGGACGCCGACTGCTCCACGGCGGTGGCGAAGGCCTATGCGCAGCGCGGCATCGAGGTCCTGACCTCGGCCCGGGTGCAGTCGGTCGAACGCGATGGTGACCTCGGCCGGGTCGTGGTCGAGGTCGACGGTCAAGAGCGTGTGCTCGAGGCGGACCGGGTGCTGGTCGCGACCGGTCGGGGACCCAACACCGCCGACACGGGGGCCGCCGAGCTCGGCATCCTCGACGAGCGCGGGTTCGTGGTCACCGATGCGTGGGGCGCGACCGAGATCGAGGGCGTCTGGGCCGTCGGGGACGTCCGCCCGACCCTGGCGCTCGCGCATGCCGCCTTCGCCGAGGGTTTCGCGGTCGCCGACCGGATCGCCGGTCAGGACGGCGCGCGGCCCGTGGACCACACGCAGACGCCGCGCGTGACCTACTGCCACCCCGAGGTCGCGTCCGTCGGGCTGACCGAGGCCCAGGCACGCGACGCCTACGGCGACAACGCCGTGGCCGTCGAGACCTCGTCCCTCCGCCACAATGCCAAGGGCATCCTGGCGGGTACCGAGGGGTTCGTGAAGGTCGTGCACCGCACCGACCAGACGCCCGTCGGGGCCCCGGGCGGCGGTGGCCCGGTCGTCGGCGTCCACATCGTCGGACCGCACGCGACCGACCTGATCGCCGAGGCGACCCTCGCCACGACCTGGGAGGCCCTCCCCGAGGAGTTGGCGGCAATCACCCACGCGCACCCCTCGTTGTACGAGGCGATGGGCGAGGCGTTCCAGTCCGCGGCGGGTCTGCCGTTCCACGGGGCCTGA